The genomic stretch CCCGCCCGGTGAGGATCCAGCGAATCCACGTCCTCTGCGAACAGAACCCGCAGAACCCCACCGCGCACAGGCTCCGGCCCCCTGACAACGGGCGGACGCGGCGGACTCGCAGTGCATGCGACCAGCAGGATGCCGGCGAGCACTGCGCTACCGCGCGTCGGAATCGTCCGGGTCCGCAAGTGGATAGTGGCAGGCGGCAAACTGACCCTGACGGTGCGGGAGCAGTTCAGGCTCCACCTGACGACATCGGGGGAATTGGGCTTTCGGGCAGCGCGGGTGGAAGCGGCATCCCGACGGCGGATCTATCGGCGACGGTACGTCGCCTTCCAAAATGATGCGCTGCTTTCGCGCCGCCAAGCGTGGGTCCGGCACCGGAACCGCCGAGAGCAAGGCTCCCGTGTACGGGTGGCGCGGGTGCGCGTAGAGGGTGTCCCCCGACGCCATTTCGACGATCTTGCCCAGGTACATCACTGCGACTCGGTTGCTCATGTGCTTCACGACCGACAGGTCGTGCGCGATGAACAAGTACGTAAGGTTGAACTCGCGCTGAATATCTTCCAGCAGATTCAGAACCTGCGCCTGCACCGAGACATCGAGCGCAGACACGGGTTCGTCGGCGACGATCAAGCGCGGGCGCAGCGCGAGCGCGCGCGCGACCCCGATTCGCTGTCGCTGTCCACCGGAGAACTCGTGGGGGAACCGGTTGTAGTGCTCGGGGTTGAGTCCGACCAACTCCATCAATTGCTGAACTTCGCCGATGATTCCAGCGCGCGGCACGCTGCGGTGGATGCGCATCGGCTCCGCGATGATCGAGCCCACGGACTTGCGAGGGTTCAAACACGCATAGGGATCCTGAAACACCATCTGCATGTCTTTGCGAAAAGGGCGCATGTCCCTGCGCGACAAGCGGGTGATGTCCTTCCCGTCGAAAATCACACTGCCCGAGGTAGCGTCCATCAGTCGCATGATGAGTCGCGCCGTCGTGGACTTCCCGCACCCGGTCTCGCCGACGAGGCCGACCGTCTCGCCGGGGTAGATGTCGAGATCGACTCCGTCAACGGCGTGGACGTTGCCGATCCGCTTCTGGAAGATGAGTCCCCGCGTCACCGGAAAGTACTTCGTTACACCGACCAAGCGCACCAACGGCGTCCGAATCTCTCCGGCAGCGTCGCTCACGGGTTCGCGAACCTCGACGCTCATGCTCGCCGAGCCACCTCCTCGCGAAACACACGCTTCTTGTCCTCCATCGGCAGGAGGCAAGCCGAGCTGTGTCCGGCTTCTTCCTCGACAAGCGGCGGCATCTCTCGATCGCACCCCTCGAAGCGGTATGGGCAACGCGGGTGAAACGCACACCCCGGCGGCACGAAGATCAGAGAAGGTGGGCTGCCTTCGATCGGACGCAGACGCGCGCGCTTGTCATCAAGGCGGCTGATCGATTGGAGCAGCCCCCACGTGTACGGGTGGTGCGACGCGTAGTAGATGTCGTCGCGTATCCCCGACTCCACGATCTTGCCGGCGTACATGACCTGCACGCGGTCGGCGTGCTCGGCGACCACGCCGAGGTCGTGGGTGATCATGACGATCGCCGTCCCGAACTCCCCTCGCAACCGATCAATCAGGTCGAGAATCTGCGCTTGGACGGTGACGTCAAGTGCCGTCGTCGGCTCATCGGCGATCAGCACTCCTGGGCCGAGCACCAAGCCCATCGCGATCATTGCACGCTGACGCATTCCTCCGGAGAATTCGTGGGGATACTGCCGCGCGCGATCCTCCGGCTCGGAGATCCCGACGTCGCGCAGCATCTCAACGGCGCGCGCGCGCGCCTGCGCCTTCGGAACATCCTCGTGCGCCAGGATTGCCTCAGCGATTTGCCAGCCGACGCGGTAGAACGGATGCAGCGAACTCATCGGGTCCTGAAAGATCATTGCGATTCCCCGTCCGCGGACCTCTCGCATCTCGTCCACCGATACCTCAAGCAGATTGCGCCCGCGGAAGATGATCTCCCCCTCGATGACCGCGTGCTTGCGCGTGATCAGCCCCATCACCGTCAAGAAGGTGACGCTCTTGCCGGACCCCGACTCCCCAACAACCCCGAGTCGCTCGCCGGCCTCGAGCGAAAAGCTCACGCCATCCACCGCCTTCACGATCCCGTCGGGCGTCGGGAAGTGGACGCGAAGGTCACGCACATCCAGCAGCGGGCCCGTCATTCGTATCTCACTCTCGGGTCGACGTATGCGTAGACAACGTCAACAACCAGGGTGAAAAACGTGATGGCGAACGCACCGAACATCGTTACGGCAAGTACCACCGGAAGATCACCGCGGTAGACGGCGTTGATCGTGTACGGGCCGAGTCCGGGAATATTGAACACGGTTTCTGTGATGATTGCGCCCCCCAGCAAACTGCCGAAGTCCAGACCGAACAGCGTCACGATCGGCGTCAACGAGGCCCGAAGGCCGTGCTTAATCACGACCCGGCGCTCACTTAACCCCTTCGCGCGCGCCGTGCGGATGTAGTCCTCGCTCATCACCTCGATCATGTTTCCACGCACAATGCGGGCGTAGAACGCCGCATACAGCAAGGCCAAGACCAGCCACGCGAGCCAGAAGTGGCCGAACCAGGCCGCCGGAGACGTGGCGAAGGGAACGTAGCCGGTACCCAGACTGATGCCGAGTTTGCGCCAGAAGATGAACAGTCCGATCAAGCCGAGCCAGAACACTGGGGCCGAAACTCCGAACAGCGCAAAACCCATCGCAGCGCGATCCGCGAGCGAGCGGCGTTTCAGCGCCGAGATGATGCCGATCGGAATCCCCAGCAAGAGCCACGTCGCGGCGGCGCCCATCGCAAGTTGCGCCGTGACCCAGGCGCGCGGGACGACGCTGGCGCGAATGGCTGTGCGCGTGGCAAACGAGAACCCAAGACCCGGCCACCCATACTGATCGCCGAGGAAGAACCGTTTCACAAACAAGAAATACTGCACGTGCAGCGGCCGGTTTAGACCGAACGTATTCCTGACGGCATCGAGCGTCTCCTGCGTCGGGGCCTTCCCCGCGAACGAAACGGCGGGGTCGGTAGGGGGCATGACGTAGAAGATCGTGAAAGTGATGAGCGTAATGACGAACAGCACGAAGATGAGCCAGAGCACCCGTCGGATGATGTATCGGAGCATCTAGATCACCTTCTCCGTCCCCGCCCTCGCGCCACCTGAGCCGTGTAGGGCGAGGCCGCTGACGCGGCCTCGCCCTACACTCAAACGCCCTGCTGAATCTCTAAAACCCTCGACTACTTTTGCTTCGCTGGGTCGACCCCCATGTGGGCGAAGGACGGGAACGTCGCGAAGGCGTCGAAGGTCCAGTTGGTGACCGCCTCGCTCACGATGTGCGTCGCCCGCGACCAACGCCACGGGATCCACGGGGCGATCTCGTTCATGATCTTCTTATCGAGATTCGCCCAGCAGTCGAGGCGCTCGCTGCCCGACAACGCAGTGCATGCAGTTACGTCCGCATCGACATTCGGAACACCGTCGGCGGGGTAACTGGTCTTCAACTTCGTTGCCTGGTCCTTCCCGAGGCCGACGAGCGAGAGATTGACGTTCCCGGCATCTCCGACGCCCTTAGCCGTAAACAGCGGCTCCACATAGGTGATCGCGTCGGCCCAGTCCTTCCCCCAGCCGGCGCCGGAGGTGAACGGAACCTTCTTGCTCGGAGTCCCTGCTTCTCCATAGAAGCTGGCGACTTCTACGGTCTTCAACTCGATGCCGATCTTCTTCATCGAAGCCTCGATGAACGGCGCCATGTCGGGGAACGGGGGCGTGTTGCGGGTCACGTGCGTCACGTTCTTGCACGCAGCTGCTTCACAAATGCCGTCACCGTTGGCGTCGTACTTCGACTGCTTCATCTCCGCCTTGGCCTTCTCGAGGTCCCCGGCGTGGTTCGGGCTCGCGTACGGGTCGAACTCGCCCACAGCCAGCCGGCCCTGGAGGATGTCGGGCGGGATG from Actinomycetota bacterium encodes the following:
- a CDS encoding oligopeptide/dipeptide ABC transporter ATP-binding protein, producing MSVEVREPVSDAAGEIRTPLVRLVGVTKYFPVTRGLIFQKRIGNVHAVDGVDLDIYPGETVGLVGETGCGKSTTARLIMRLMDATSGSVIFDGKDITRLSRRDMRPFRKDMQMVFQDPYACLNPRKSVGSIIAEPMRIHRSVPRAGIIGEVQQLMELVGLNPEHYNRFPHEFSGGQRQRIGVARALALRPRLIVADEPVSALDVSVQAQVLNLLEDIQREFNLTYLFIAHDLSVVKHMSNRVAVMYLGKIVEMASGDTLYAHPRHPYTGALLSAVPVPDPRLAARKQRIILEGDVPSPIDPPSGCRFHPRCPKAQFPRCRQVEPELLPHRQGQFAACHYPLADPDDSDAR
- a CDS encoding ABC transporter ATP-binding protein; the encoded protein is MTGPLLDVRDLRVHFPTPDGIVKAVDGVSFSLEAGERLGVVGESGSGKSVTFLTVMGLITRKHAVIEGEIIFRGRNLLEVSVDEMREVRGRGIAMIFQDPMSSLHPFYRVGWQIAEAILAHEDVPKAQARARAVEMLRDVGISEPEDRARQYPHEFSGGMRQRAMIAMGLVLGPGVLIADEPTTALDVTVQAQILDLIDRLRGEFGTAIVMITHDLGVVAEHADRVQVMYAGKIVESGIRDDIYYASHHPYTWGLLQSISRLDDKRARLRPIEGSPPSLIFVPPGCAFHPRCPYRFEGCDREMPPLVEEEAGHSSACLLPMEDKKRVFREEVARRA
- a CDS encoding ABC transporter permease, with translation MLRYIIRRVLWLIFVLFVITLITFTIFYVMPPTDPAVSFAGKAPTQETLDAVRNTFGLNRPLHVQYFLFVKRFFLGDQYGWPGLGFSFATRTAIRASVVPRAWVTAQLAMGAAATWLLLGIPIGIISALKRRSLADRAAMGFALFGVSAPVFWLGLIGLFIFWRKLGISLGTGYVPFATSPAAWFGHFWLAWLVLALLYAAFYARIVRGNMIEVMSEDYIRTARAKGLSERRVVIKHGLRASLTPIVTLFGLDFGSLLGGAIITETVFNIPGLGPYTINAVYRGDLPVVLAVTMFGAFAITFFTLVVDVVYAYVDPRVRYE